In Hippoglossus stenolepis isolate QCI-W04-F060 chromosome 5, HSTE1.2, whole genome shotgun sequence, one genomic interval encodes:
- the iqch gene encoding IQ motif-containing protein H — protein sequence MSHRNQDKFGAVLLQVQDDLRQLRGNLEKISLSERTTLDFQILDDAIRKTESSIKKHAEDYLKTVTEQLLVLPSIEDIHKKAVQIPKWKPDLDSFPDMPPQREDLPGASQREKHKSTLSMHSLCNPAHPNNRAIMYRKSGTSLPDVHKRSTNVNLPVPVPVNISKYPFAITKGRMDPLAADFCLFRQRFSSCWSSVVSALEALEKLLRDFAVPMAKVSGERLVEFSHGWDSGWRTARPVIGLVSVLENWEEVLGLVSRPGQRFKGEGGIEAAAIHIQSCWRRCVARTAYLRHCRRKWAAGTISLSWLTRSQMRRVREALQARRLRQLENSRSRAQNLAANWKHIQSSKRTIIHIPSLGYSQSQRLNLREFDILQNIQINRLCDIRDKNVEVIYVCPRHLGEDILHYYTSLLVRDGATDGAESRTTEASSSVRPFIILTPEAVDYFPTRNMCLSTLLKYSPRTLKRIRHLIQGKQAYIVGGVAHVDDLAVADELGVPILGPEPAIAQLYSTKSGGRRIFKGAEVDVPPGQGDIYTLNKLHEALTEIMTQNLGVQRWLFKIDSEHSGRGTAYGDVCHLSCYSWALQEYRRHSVELWNTKWIQESVLLRYSDEIPEWLTRFARPAKTSRYPNWACFLKTFLRQGGVVEAYPPSDSVTCLTVDLLLEPGGEVTALSCGDQLHGSCQLEAIGCTVPQTSVHPETLHSICTRVGRACLQRCIVGHVSVDLATFLNHNTMEQEVWAIDLDLTYSDQLAMTQMLLMRTGGTLNCHTGCLEVPVREKYCEDQPAAKSPVVNRYAVLGSHLFHSNLSMLYHNVFLMMCKAHGIRFNMKRKEGTVFALYDSSERCRIGMITVSEDLQGALVTFARNLSVIHQEISSSKMQEETNFKALIKNIEDVLQTIVQNKLRAVKDKPAA from the exons ATGTCTCATAGAAACCAAGATAAATTCGGAGCAGTTTTACTTCAG GTTCAAGATGATTTGAGACAACTGAGAGGTAATCTCGAGAAAATCAGTCTCAGTGAGAGAACAACACTGGACTTCCAAATCCTGGACGACGCCATTCGCAAGACAGAGAGCAGCATCAAG aaacatgcagAAGATTATCTGAAAACAGTGACTGAGCAGCTGCTGGTTCTTCCAAGCATTGAAGACATACACAAAAAGGCCGTGCAGATTCCCAAATG GAAACCTGATCTGGACAGTTTCCCAGATATGCCTCCACAAAGGGAAGACCTGCCAGGAGCATCTCAGAGGGAAAAG CACAAGTCAACGTTATCCATGCATTCGCTTTGCAATCCTGCTCACCCAAACAACAGAGCTATTATGTACCGGAAAAGTGGGACATCACTTCCCGATGTCCACAAGAGGAGCACTAATGTG AATTTACCTGTGCCAGTTCCTGTAAATATCAGCAAATACCCCTTCGCCATCACAAAGGGGAGGATGGACCCATTGGCAGCGGATTTCTGTCTCTTCAGGCAGAGATTCAGCTCGTGTTGGAGCAGTGTGGTTTCTGCTCTGGAGGCCCTGGAGAAGCTGCTCAGGGACTTTGCTGTGCCTATGGCCAAAGTGAGTGGGGAGCGACTAGTGGAGTTCTCCCATGGTTGGGACAGTGGTTGGAGAACAGCCCGTCCAGTGATTGGCCTCGTCTCAGTGCTCGAAAACTGGGAGGAGGTGTTGGGTCTGGTATCACGCCCAGGTCAGCGCTTCAAGGGAGAAGGAGGCATCGAGGCGGCTGCCATCCACATCCAGTCCTGCTGGAGGCGCTGTGTGGCCCGGACAGCCTACCTGCGCCACTGCCGCCGCAAGTGGGCGGCGGGCACCATCTCCCTCTCATGGTTGACGCGCTCTCAGATGCGTCGTGTCAGGGAGGCCCTGCAGGCGCGGCGTCTCAGACAGCTGGAGAATTCTCGCAGCAGAGCGCAG AATCTGGCAGCCAACTGGAAACACATCCAGTCCTCCAAGAGAACCATTATCCACATCCCTTCATTAG GATACTCGCAGAGTCAGCGGCTGAACTTGAGGGAGTTTGACATCCTACAGAACATCCAGATAAACAGGCTGTGTGATATCAGAG ACAAAAACGTGGAGGTGATCTACGTTTGCCCTCGGCATCTGGGGGAGGACATCTTGCACTATTACACCAGCCTCCTGGTGCGTGATGGAGCCACAGACGGGGCTGAAAGCAGAACTACTGAGGCCTCATCCTCCGTCAGACCCTTTATCATCCTCACACCTGAGGCTGTAGATTATTTCCCG ACCCGTAACATGTGCCTGTCCACGCTCCTAAAGTACAGTCCACGCACCCTAAAGCGCATAAGACACCTGATCCAGGGGAAGCAGGCCTATATTGTGGGCGGAGTGGCCCATGTGGATGACCTGGCAGTGGCTGATGAGCTGGGAGTGCCCATCCTGGGACCAGAACCAGCTATTGCACAGCTCTACAGCACCAAGTCTGGAGGGCGGAGGATCTTCAAGGGAGCAGAGGTCGATGTGCCCCCTGGTCAAGGAGACATCTACACACTAaacaag CTTCATGAAGCACTGACAGAGATTATGACTCAAAACTTGGGTGTGCAGCGCTGGCTCTTCAAGATAGACTCCGAGCACAGTGGCCGTGGTACAGCATACGGTGATGTGTGCCATCTGAGCTGCTACAGTTGGGCGCTGCAGGAGTACCGTCGTCATAGTGTCGAGCTGTGGAACACAAAATGGATTCAG GAGTCTGTTCTGCTCAGATATTCAGATGAGATCCCAGAGTGGCTGACCCGTTTCGCCCGGCCCGCTAAAACCTCCCGCTATCCCAACTGGGCCTGCTTCCTTAAGACCTTCCTCAGGCAAG GCGGAGTGGTGGAGGCCTACCCCCCATCAGACAGTGTCACCTGTCTGACAGTAGATCTGCTACTGGAGCCTGGGGGCGAGGTGACCGCGTTGTCCTGTGGAGACCAGCTTCATGGCTCCTGTCAACTGGAAGCTATAGGTTGCACTGTTCCTCAGACCTCTGTGCACCCAGAGACCCTGCACTCCATCTGCACGCGCGTGGGCCGGGCCTGTCTGCAGCGCTGCATCGTGGGTCACGTCTCCGTGGACCTGGCTACGTTTCTGAACCACAACACCATGGAGCAGGAG GTGTGGGCTATTGATCTGGACCTCACATACAGTGACCAGCTGGCCATGACCCAGATGCTTCTGATGAGGACTGGAGGAACGTTGAATTGCCACACAGGCTGTTTAGAAGTGCCAGTCAGGGAGAAATACTGTGAAGACCAACCTGCAGCCAAA AGTCCTGTGGTGAATCGTTACGCAGTTCTCGGGAGCCACTTGTTTCACTCTAACCTTTCCATGTTGTACCACAATGTGTTCCTTATGATGTGCAAGGCTCATGGCATAAGATTTAACATGAAG AGGAAAGAAGGCACCGTCTTTGCTCTTTACGACAGCAGTGAGCGATGCAGGATTGGAATGAT AACGGTCTCCGAGGATCTCCAGGGAGCTCTGGTGACCTTTGCTCGGAATCTGTCAGTCATTCATCAGGAAATATCATCTTCTAAGATGCAAGAAGAAACCAATTTCAAG GCTCTGATCAAGAACATAGAGGACGTGCTGCAGACGATTGTTCAGAACAAGCTGCGAGCGGTGAAGGATAAACCTGCTGCTTAG
- the aagab gene encoding alpha- and gamma-adaptin-binding protein p34 encodes MSDTEETTEMTIPCVLITSCDSGFKEEELIKQILSSKTLPEPIKREETVTWYPWEINNKYYTADVRLCVVPSTFQMSSEIAQSAQAFIACFDSTAKDGLEKLHPWISVVEDLSPEVLILVCDRVCETGVSRHEAQQWCLSHAFELVELNPLEQPDEDDDFPESTGVKRIVQALNANVWSSMEMRDEHNQGFGLMSSLVASRHNNPRNCQDTASSSLPEEGTVVTEAHHTEERSTDTNTQGQTVVDAMTDLDIQELANLTSGDADVDNFERLFTKLKEMKDKASSLPHEQRKVHAEKVAKAFWTAIGGDVDEIDGLSSGEES; translated from the exons atgtctgacacTGAAGAAACCACAGAGATGACCATTCCCTGCGTACTCATCACCAGCTGTGACAGCGGGTttaaagaggaggagctgaTAAAAC agATCCTCAGCTCGAAGACTTTACCGGAGCCGATCAAGCGAGAGGAGACGGTGACCTGGTACCCGTGGGAAATCAACAACAAATATTACACAGCTGACGTCAGGCTATGTGTCGTGCCCAGCACTTTCCAGATGTCATCGGAGATCGCCCAGTCCGCCCAGGCTTTCATCGCTTGTTTTGACAGTACAGCG AAGGATGGTTTGGAAAAACTCCATCCCTGGATATCAGTGGTGGAGGATCTTTCTCCGGAGGTGCTCATCCTGGTGTGTGACAGAGTTTGTGAAACAG GGGTCAGCAGACATGAAGCACAGCAGTGGTGTTTGTCTCATGCCTTCGAGCTGGTGGAGCTCAATCCACTGGAGCAGCCGGATGAAGATG ATGACTTTCCAGAATCAACTGGAGTAAAGAGAATTGTTCAAGCTCTCAATGCAAACGTGTGGTCCAGTATGGAGATGAGAGATG AGCACAATCAGGGGTTTGGTCTGATGAGCAGTTTGGTGGCCTCCAGACACAACAACCCACGCAACTGCCAAGATACAGCA TCCTCCAGCTTGCCAGAAGAGGGCACAGTAGTTACTGAGGCCCACCatacagaggagaggagcacagacacaaacacacaagggcAGACAGTAGTTG ACGCAATGACTGATTTGGACATTCAGGAACTTGCTAATCTGACATCTGGAGATGCAGATGTGGATAACTTTGAACGTCTCTTTACCAAATTAAAAGAGATGAAAG ATAAAGCTTCTTCGTTACCTCATGAGCAGAGGAAGGTTCACGCAGAGAAG GTAGCAAAAGCGTTTTGGACGGCCATCGGTGGTGATGTCGATGAGATAGATGGATTGTCATCGGGTGAggaaagctaa
- the c5h15orf61 gene encoding uncharacterized protein C15orf61 homolog, translated as MTQPSARVMTDFLRTAHRLFLKLALFPSSLCRTGPRPSASEVLTCHLLQRRLPPWTSFCVRYSSVHNDQFGLSNFNWPVQGSNYQILRTGCFPFIKYHCSKAPAQNLDFEDRFFTALKVINLGIPCLAYGIGCWMVVGASETVQTSVGPVTVYFAYKEDEGSQY; from the exons ATGACGCAGCCTTCCGCACGAGTCATGACGGACTTCTTGAGGACGGCGCACCGCCTCTTTCTGAAGCTCGCCCTGTTCCCGAGCTCTCTCTGCAGGACGGGCCCGCGGCCGAGCGCCTCCGAGGTGCTGACCTGCCACCTGCTGCAGCGCCGCCTCCCGCCGTGGACCTCGTTCTGTGTCCGCTACAGCTCGGTCCACAACGACCAGTTCGGTCTGTCCAACTTCAACTGGCCAGTGCAGGGGTCCAACTACCAGATCCTGAGGACAGGCTGCTTCCCCTTCATCAAGTATCACTGCAGCAAAGCACCTGCACAGAACCTGGACTTTGAGGACAGGTTTTTCACCGCGCTGAAAGTGATTAATCTGG GGATCCCTTGTTTGGCCTATGGCATCGGCTGCTGGATGGTAGTGGGAGCTTCAGAAACAGTGCAGACCAGTGTCGGACCTGTCACAGTCTATTTCGCCTACAAAGAAGACGAAGGCTCACAATATTAA